TCATTTAGATGTAACTAATTATAGGTTTTTTAGTTCTGACTTGAACTAGCTATTTTTATAACTtggacttttaaaatattttattttattaacttttggCTTTAGTGCATCAAACTCTTTAGaccaaatgaaaatgagaaatggtgCTTGgaataaaacaagtttaatttaaatctctctctctcaggaaaGCATAACACGAACAACAGCACAtaaattcattttgtttttattacaaataaatatttacagtatgtaCAGTGAAGAACCCCTCCCCAAACTCTCATctgataaatgtgtaaaatgaatatgcatacatatatatatatatatatatatgtcctatTGGTGAGGAAACCCTGCCATGATGAGCACATAACGGAATCGCTCCATTCACATTACATGAGGTTACACGGTCACAGAGCTGTACAAGAGAGCGAACGCCACCATCCGTCGTCCAGTTTCAGTTCTGGAAGATCCTTCAGAGAGAGCGTTTCTGAAGAGCACCCGTCTGTCCCGCGAGGACCAGCAGAATCCAGACTGAGCTACGAGGTTGAGCCATTGTGTGGATCGGAGTCCATTGTCCATGAGTGAGAAGCTGAGCCTGAGCCGCTCTCTCAGAGAAGACACAAGCTCTGTGGCATGGAGCTGCTGTTCATGAGTTCTGTGTAGGTGCAGAGAGACTCGTCACGCAGGTCTGGGGTCAGTTCAGTGTAGAGCCGGAGCTCCAGCTCCTCTCCTGCAACAACAGGACAGAGAAACGCTCGTCAGATCCTGCTCGGCACAGAACACACACTCGGCCACAGCGCTCACACAACATTTACCTGAGCTTTCGCTCCACTGGCTCTCTGGACTCAGAGATTCTGTTGTGGCTACTTCATTGCCCAGGAACCCCTTTGTAAAGAAATTGGTCTGCAGCCACTGCGTGCTGTCACGCTCCAATTGCCGTGAGATCTGCAAGAGCAAAACACAGAACGTGTAAGCCGCTGGGTTTTGCTTGTTCTCTGATTACGGGGTATTCCTGCCAATGAAAAAGCACAATGCACACAGAGCAAAGCTCACACTCACCTCGATGATGGCTTCGTTCTCCTCCAGGTCTGCGGGTGGAGAGATGGAGAAAACACAGGGTGAGTTTGAGCAGTGGTCAGTGATAGAGACACAGGTGAAGCGAGGCGAGAGCTCTGTTACCTGTGGAGTGCACCGGAGACACCTGGAACTTGCAGGTGTAGGGGTCTTCAGGACAGTTGGCGATCTCCACCTCGTATGCAGGGGCTTCTTCAGAGGAGCTGGCAGTGCCTTTGGGGAAGAGACACATGCGATGAACATCACACTCTTGTGCACAGCTCCGTTCTGATAGAAAGGTCAAATCTGAGAAGCCTTACTTAGGTTGACGGTGCTGTCGATGGTGTTCTCCTGGGTTATTTCTGAGTGCATCTCGTGAGTGTCAGCTTCCTCCATCTTGatctgaacacacaaacacatctttaATGCTGTGATCTGGAAGCATGCCAGATCCAAGCACCTGCGCTGCAGACTCGCTGGCACACGCTTACCTTGCGTTTGCGGCTGTCGCGGCTCCTGGAtctcttcatcttcttcttgGCGATGGCGGGAAGCATGCGGTAGACTCTCACCGCACCGCAGCCTTTGTTCACACTCTTGTCCTTCACCTCTTCGATGTCGGGGAGAGAGTTCATGGCACAGCGGAAGTTGGCTTTCCAGGTCTTGGGGTCGGGTGGGGTCTTTCCCTCCTTGTATTTACCTGAGGAACACAAGCGGGAGTTTGAGCGCACCTGTGGTGGACTGTGACGTCAGCCGTGTGCTCGAGCGATCGCTCACCTGTGTGAATGGCCCACTGCTTGAACAGACAGGCGTCTTTGTCCACCTGCCAGCCGTGCCGAGCCGCGTGCTTCCACGGGATGGAGAACATCTTCTCCTCCTGAAAACATTACGGATCCATTAGAACAATGCCGTCGCTTGCTGATGCTTATCTACACGGCGGTGATCAACATCTCAGTGCTTTACCTTGTTGACCCAATGGAGTCCAGCGATGGTGTTGGATTCGATCTTCACCTCCAGCCAGGGTCGCATGCGCATTCTGGACACAGGCATGTTTCTGTGGGAGACACACGAGCTGCTTTACTCGCTCTGGAGGGAGGCGCTTTGACAAGTTCATGACCAGGAAACGGCGCTTTGTTTTTCTTATCTGAGAAATCCCACTATGCAAAATTCTCAAACTttactaaaaaaatgttttatgtaataatgtgttatttttcaGTTAGTTTTTACATCCAATCAAAGATGCACCTACAAAATGCATCAAAGCAAAATGAAAAAGTTACTTTtgatgctgttgttgtttttgcaacATTGTTGCAGTGGGTTGCTGTAATTTGCTTTCATTACTACTATCACGTTATTTATTCAACCAGAAAAACAACACGCGTCTACAACTGAAGCAAAGCATTTCTAAGCATAAATGCAATAATGATATtcaatgcaataatatttaatttaataaaacgtTTCATATTATTAAAGGCACTTACTGTATAATATGTAATGTTATATCCAAATGAGAAAACTGTAACAAAGGTAATTCCTGTAAAGGCGTGAATCCACTCTCAGAAGAGCAGCTGAGGTTCTGTCGAGATCAGCTCGCGCTCACTGAACGGAGGAGGCGCGCGCTCGGTATTTATAGCGAATGGGGGGATTTTTCCCGGTGAGGCTCCCGGCGCATGCGCACACACAGCAGCTCTACTACTCGAGCCGGCTGATTTCCGAGAAATCATGCTGTTATGAGATAGAAGGGTTACACGCGGAAGACATTTCAGTTTGGATAAACACACACCCTCAACATGCTACCACAGAAtacacgcccccccccccccccccaacacacacacgcaccacaCCCACACAATTATATTCATGTTATTGCCACGATAATCAACAATAACATTAATACCTTGACAGAATtaacccctaataataaaaacaacaacagtcgtaataataataatgatagatGTTGTTGTTAATTATAACATTCACTTCCACGCACTTGGCATATATTTAGGGTGAGTTCGGGTAAACTGTACACTGTAACCTGAATTAACCCTGTATCCCTTCAGTGCGAGCGAATCTGACTCCAGCAGCAATGTTCAGTCCACGCAAGCATGTTCATGTGTATACAGCAGTGAGTTACAGGAGTGTGTCACGAACACAGAATAAAGTGCACAGTGTCAGGGTTCAGTGTGCGGGAGAAGTCAGTGTGTTTCCGGGAAGCGCGCGACGCCACGCGCCGCTGGGGGGCGTCACTGTCGAGTTACTGAAAGAGTCTGCGTTTCAAAGAAACTCTCTGCTGATGACACTCCTGCGATTTCATGCGCGTGCTCTGGCATTTTAGGTTTCGGGATCCGTAATGATACTGAAGGAATGAGCCAGCGCGAGCGCATGATGAAGGTGAGGAAGATGATGTAATCTCGCGGTGTTTTCCTCAGGAGTTTCTGCTCCGTGGATTCCTGGGTTTTCCCAAGGATCGTCCAGCGATATTCCCCTCGAGCCCCATGCACAGCTCCAGCGCTCCAGACTGATCCTGACTTTCTTCATGctgtttatttttcaaatgctttATTGTCAACAAATAGCATGTATAACGCCATACCCCACTGTATAACAAGAACATTTCACATGCAGTGACAGAGTCATcaagaaagaacaagaaaaagcgagagagagagagagagagaaggcctTTATCAACGCGTGTCAGTTTACAAACAAATATACTACACATATTTACATGTGCATAGGAAGTGACAGTGCAGTGTTAATACTGAGCATGTACTCTGTAAGCACCATGAAGTACATTTCTGAAAGTGTTAAAGGAGCAATCAGTTACCGTTTTAATtgctttactatttttattttgacatcaCATCTATATACATTATAATCTGGTTTTCAAGCGCTGTAAAAATAGGTTTGCCCTGTGTAAAACTGCATTTAAGTGTGTGaagttaacataaaaataaaaatctataataaaacAACTGAACAAATGAGCGATACTTGATATAATAACCCATAATCACGTTTATAAGacaaggaaaatgttttaaaatgtgctcAATGCTGTTCAGTTCGCAGGAGGACAGAGACAGTCCAACAAACACAAGCTTTGGTCAGAACTGACCCTCAGGGCTTAATAGAGCGGACATTTCTTACATTCCAGCGTTGCATTCTTCAGTATTACACCATTTGTTTTTAGACAGGACCCTTTATCATTTCTTCTGACTGAGGCTTTACAGAGAAGTGAGTTGTTGTCAGCTTCATCTGCCTGAAGCTCCATCCTCATCCTCAGCAAATCACTGTACACCAAacctgaatataataataataatcttaatttgttacatttatgaagtgcttttctagacactctAAGTGAGGAGGATGTCATCAGCACAAATCCAGCCCACAAGTTCCTCATGAATGATCTGCTGGGTTAGagctaataaataaaacaggacaGAAACAAATAATGATAGATATTACTGAGTTTCCAGCAAATGTACCAacagaaagaaattcatacaggtttggaatgatgtgaTGTTGAGTAAAAGACGacagtttacatttttgggtgaactatccctttgagaactttaacatttgtaaatagtTCACACCTAATTTATATAAGACACTAATAATTATCTTTAATCGGGCTCTTATTGAATTAACATTTGACTTCAGTTAAACTCCACATAAAGAGATAAAAGCGATTACAGCTTACTCTGAAACTGACTGTAGTTTAACTGACTGTAGCCTGTTATAAGATCACAGTCACAACTAATAATGCATGGTCCTCATgaccacacacacccacatatatattttaatgaataatcaGTAATAACAAACTATggaatttgtaataaaaataaaaaacctaaagACGTAGAAATCAGTAAAGCAGCTTctataaaagtaaaatatctCCAATATTTAATTTAAGTACTGAcagtaacattaataataaatccaTTCAGCAGAAACAGCAGGTTTCTGTACAGGGTTAAGAACTGCCAGTTTAATGAGTGTGGTGCAGAACTGGTGAGTTTGTGATTGTTTAATCTGATCATGCAGTTTATATTGACCTCACTACAGAAGTAATGTCCTCATGTCACAGTCACACACTGTATAACACGGATCCAGCGatcccactgtgtgtgtgtgtgtgtgtgtgtgagtgtgtgtgtgtatgtgagtgtgagtgtgagtgtgtgtgtgtgtgtgtgtgtgtgtgtgtgtgtgtgagagtgtgtgtgtgtgtgtgtgtgtgtgtgtgtgtgtgtgtgtgtgtgtgtgtgtgagagtgtgtatgtgtgtgtgtgagagtgtgagtgtgtgtgtgtgtgtgtgtgtgtgtgtgagagtgtgtgtgtgtgtgtgtgtgagtgtgtgtgagagtgtgtgtgtgtgtgtgtgtgtgtgtatgtgagtgtgtgtgtgtgtgtgtgtgtgtgagagagagagagtgtgtgtgtgagtgtgtgtgtgtatgtgagtgtgtgtgtgtgtgtgtgagagagagagtgtgtgtgtgagtgtgtgtgtgtatgtgagtgtgtgtgtgtgtgtgtgtgagagagagagagtgtgtgtgtgagtgtgtgtgtgtgtgtgtgagagtgtgtgtgtgtgtgtgtgtgtgagagagagagtgtgtgtgagtgtgtgtgtgtgtgtgtgtgtgtgtgagagagagtgtgtgtgtgtgtgtatgtgagtgtgtgtgtgtgtgtgtgtgtgtgtgagtgtgtgtgtgtgtgtgtgtgtgtgtgtatgtgagagagagagtgtgtgtgtgtgagagagagagagtgtgtgtgtgtgtgagagagagagtgtgtgtgtgtgagtgtgtgtgtgtgtgtgagagagtgtgtgtgtgtgtgtgtgtgtgtgtgtgtgtgtgtgagagagagagtgtgtgtgagtgtgtgtgtgtgtgtgtgtgtgtgtgtgtgagagagagtgtgtgtgtgtatgtgagtgtgtgtgtgtgtgtgtgtgagtgtgtgtgtgtgtgtgtgtgtgtgtgtgtgtgtatgtgagagagagagtgtgtgtgtgtgagagagagagagtgtgtgtgtgtgtgtgtgtgtgtgtgtgtgactctggaCGGATCCAGCGATCTTCATCACAGCAGTAATACCGCGTCACACTTCAGGAGTATTTGTTCTTGTAGTTTCACAAACACAGTCATTTACAGTGTTTTCATCTGCTTACACACAATCTTTACTTGTCTtcacacagtttctgaaagcTGAGACTCAAACAGCAGAAGCAGACTTCCTCACTGTAGCAGGACTGACAGGGAAATCTCACACTCATCCAggctcatatacacacacagctcattctgaaaccacacacacacacacacacacacacacacacacacacacacacacacacacacacacacacacacatacacactcacacacacacacacacacacacacacacacacacacacatacacactcacacacacacacacacacacacatacacactcacacacacacacacacacacacacacacacacacacacacatacacactcacacacacacacacacacacacacacacacactcacacacacacacacacacacacacacacacacacaca
This genomic stretch from Carassius gibelio isolate Cgi1373 ecotype wild population from Czech Republic chromosome B21, carGib1.2-hapl.c, whole genome shotgun sequence harbors:
- the LOC127985984 gene encoding interferon regulatory factor 1-like: MPVSRMRMRPWLEVKIESNTIAGLHWVNKEEKMFSIPWKHAARHGWQVDKDACLFKQWAIHTGKYKEGKTPPDPKTWKANFRCAMNSLPDIEEVKDKSVNKGCGAVRVYRMLPAIAKKKMKRSRSRDSRKRKIKMEEADTHEMHSEITQENTIDSTVNLSTASSSEEAPAYEVEIANCPEDPYTCKFQVSPVHSTDLEENEAIIEISRQLERDSTQWLQTNFFTKGFLGNEVATTESLSPESQWSESSGEELELRLYTELTPDLRDESLCTYTELMNSSSMPQSLCLL